CATGGTCCCCCATGTCAGCTCTTCAAGCATTGAAGTGGCGGTGGCCATGCTGGGCGCCACCGTGATGCCCCATGTGATCTACTTGCATTCTGCGCTGGTGCAGCACCGCGTGCGCGAAGACTCCCAGCACTGCCCCACCAACCAGTGGCTGCTCACGCTCCGCCATCTGCGTTACGAGCTGGTGGACGTGCTCATGGCCATGAACGGCGCCTGGCTCATCAATTCCGCCATGATCATCATGGCCGCCGCGGTTTGGTTCAAGAGCGGGACGCCCTTCACCTTTGATCAGGCCCACCTCACCCTCAAACCCATTTTGCCGGCGGTTTCCGGAGTGGCCTTTGCCCTTGCCCTGCTGTTCTCCGGCTTGTCTTCTTCCACGGTCGGCACCATGGCCGGACAGGTGATCATTGAAGGATTTTTAGATATCAAGTTCAGCGTCTTCCTGCGCCGCGTGATTACCATTATTCCCGCCCTGGTGGTCATCGCGTTGAAGCTCAATCCCCTCAGGATTTTGTTACTATCTCAAGTGGTGCTGAGCTTTGCGATTCCGTTTGCTCTGGTCCCCCTGGTCTTGCTGACCCGCTCGAAAACCGTGATGGCGGATATGGTCAACAACAAGCGTACCAACGCCATGGCATATATCGTGACGGCGCTGATCATCGGCTTGAACCTTCTCC
The Terriglobia bacterium genome window above contains:
- a CDS encoding Nramp family divalent metal transporter — translated: MWRYMGPAFVASVAYIDPGNFAANFEGGAKFGYTLLWVLLWSNAMAILIQYLSAKLGIATGKTLPQNCRAYFTPKVNFGLWIAAELAAVATDLAEFLGAALGFNLLFHIPLFYAALLTAVVVFMMLAVELYGFRRLEQLIMVFVFAIAACYAFELFIVHPDWAAVAHGVMVPHVSSSSIEVAVAMLGATVMPHVIYLHSALVQHRVREDSQHCPTNQWLLTLRHLRYELVDVLMAMNGAWLINSAMIIMAAAVWFKSGTPFTFDQAHLTLKPILPAVSGVAFALALLFSGLSSSTVGTMAGQVIIEGFLDIKFSVFLRRVITIIPALVVIALKLNPLRILLLSQVVLSFAIPFALVPLVLLTRSKTVMADMVNNKRTNAMAYIVTALIIGLNLLLLYRVGGGEFYYGD